In the genome of Yarrowia lipolytica chromosome 1B, complete sequence, the window cttttcctttttcccCTTGCTTGGGCTTGCTAGGTTGACTTTGCATGACCGGGGACAGGGGTGGAGAATGTGTCCTACTAGACGAAGAGAGACGTGGATGGCGTGCGAGCGCCcgtgtgtttgtgtcacctTTGGGCGTCCGTCGCGCCAGTATTTCCGCTTTTCAAAGCGCGCGATGAAAATACTACCACCACCCTGTATCGTTATAGATTTTGTTCTTTTGCGTTTCCGTACAAGGTTACGCTTTTTGCTTTACTGAGAACGATCCTTGGAGTTTAAACCAAAATCTTAACCCAAAACTGCCTCCCTacttttttctttttcgtcACACAAGTCTATTTGACCGAGTGTGTCCACGAACCTTGTTTGCAATTGAAACACGTCCTTCTTACACCTATTCCCAAGACTCGTTTTTGCAAGTTACAGACCGGTATTGCGGGAGACGAGAGTCGTGACAAGTTGCTACGGTGCTACGACCAGAcacgacacagacacagctTCGCAAGAATACACAGCCACACCCACCCTCACGCGGTTTGCAACAGTCCGAGGCCTCTTAAAGCACAAAACCACTTCCCCAGCGACTCCAGGACAGGACATAAAggacacacacaaccaacgacacagacacagagccACAAAGACACACAACCCACAGACGGacacctccagagacaacacacacacacacatacaccATCATGAACTCCCCACCACCGGTGCCAAAGAAAACCAAAACCAAGTACCCGAAAATCTTCCAATGTACGGGGTACGGCGACTGCAAAATGACCTTCACCCGGTCGGAGCATCTGGCTCGACACATTCGAAAACACACGGGCGAACGGCCGTTCCGATGCCACTGCGGCAAGACGTTTTCGCGTCTCGATAACCTGCGGCAGCACATCCAGACGGTGCACGCCAACGACCACCACATTCTGCATGCCCCACTCCCTCCGCCTCCCATGCCCCAGGGCGACCTCCAGGCCATGGGCCAGGGCCAGATAGGCCAAATGGGGCAGGTACCCATGCCGCCACAGATGggccaacaacagcagcaacagatgCACCCCCAACACATGGCGCCTGGCCCCGCAGGCCATGTGCCCTCGCCCATGATGTCGCATCACGGAGCACCCCATCCTCATGCAGCCTACCCCCAGATGTACGACTACCAGTACCCTCCCGGCCaaccccagcagcagccaccacctcaacaggcccagcagcagctgcaccACTACTCGTCAGAGGAGTCGTTGCCGTCGTCGGTCAACTCGTCCCAGACGTCGCTGCAAACAGCATATTCGCCCCAGGTGGGCAACATGCAGCGTAAGCGACGACCCACGCCCATCTCCACggagcagcaacagcagcagcagcagcagcaacaacaacagcagcatcagccacagccaccgcatcaacagcagcagcagcagcagcagggtccCCCTTCGCCAACATACCCAACTACCCCGACGCAGTACTCGACCCACTCCAACCATAGCTCCATTGCCGGAATCTCCATTTCGGACATGCCGCCAGTCATGGCTGGACAGCGGCCTCCATCTCTAGGCGGCGACGGCGACGCAGCCTCTGTGTTCTCCTCGCCCTTCCAGAGTCGTGGCCACCACGTCCGGGCGTCGGTGTCGTCCACGAACTCACTCACGTCGGCCTACAACTACCCCGTGCATTCGTCCAACCTGACGACCCCCGTGAGCACGCACTCCGCGTCCAACCAGCCCGGCAACACGAACTCGTGGCTATCGTCGGTGCTGTGTTCGGGCCAGGACGGCACCGCCTCGAACCGTCACTCGTCCGCGTCGTCCACCTCTGCGttctccaactcccccCAGCCCGACGACAACCGACCACGAACCTGGGGCCCCTCGACCAACACAAGCTCGATCGCCGGCAACGCATCACCGCACCAGCAGTACCGCGGCTCAGGTATTATGACGGGCGATCCCGGCTTTGATTCTCACTCGGGCCGACAGTCGCTCTCGTCTCTGGTTATCAACGAAAGCATGGACGAGTCGGACGACGACATGAGCGGCAGCGGGGGCTCCAGCGGCAGCGGCGTCGCACCTCTGCCccccaacaaggacaagccACTGCCGCCATTCTCATCGCTGTTCAACGGCGCCAACGGGCCCAACTCAGCCAACCGCCCTCAGATATCCGTCAACAAAAGTTACACAAAGAACCTCATCCTGCCGCGGCCCGACTCGTACCCGCCCAAACCTCCGTCCGCACAGGGTGGAGGGCCCACCGAGTTTGGCGACTTTTCGTCGTCGCATGTTTTGCCTATGGCGGACATGCGGCCTGTTGTGGGCCAGCCGCCTCAAGGCCAGAAGGACAAGCCCctgcctcctcttcctgtGGAGGCCGACGATGTGGAGATGAGCGATGCTCCTCAGCGGGGCGGTATGGATTACCTGCTCGAGGCAGCCAGTTTGTCCTCGAGGGCGTAAGACAGTGAGCATGAATGGCCGAGTAGCGCCAGCGGTGCATACAGTggtacaaatacaaggGTACTACTACAGTTTCCAGGACGATGATTTTGGGCGGGTCACCAGTTTTCATTTGGACCTGCCTAATCTGGATCTCTTGCTCTGGAATAGGGAATATGGGAATTGTCTAGGCGTTTTGGATCGAGCTGATTCGATTCGGCGTGCTGGACCACCGGGTCACCCTCTCTTTATTTATATTAGGTGGTCGAGCATTAGTCGTCACCGTTGAAAATTTAGACATCAGGTTTTCGTCTGAAAGGACCGTGATCAGGGCCCAGGCTCTGGTTGCatcttgtacagtaatacagTAATTGAGTGTATGAGGCTTCTATAGGAGGTAGATATGACAAGTGCGAGTGTTATTGACTGGGAGGATAGAAAGGGGGGTTTGAGATTTTAGCGATTTTGAAGATTTTAGCGCTTTCTATGATTTTAACGATTTTGATGATTTTGGCGATTTTGATGATTTTGGCGATTTTGATGATTTTGGCGCTTTCGGCGCTTTCCGGCGAGTTTTGATGCTACAATTACGAAAAGTGCACCACTGTGTAGCTCTGATCACGAGCAGTCTACATCTGTGGTGACTTTGGCTGTAGCATCATTATCGGGCTCATTTCAGGTCTTCATGTAAACCGTCGCTCCAAGGGCTGATCTATAAGTTTTTTAAGGTAGGCACGGCACGACTTTTGGGCTCTCGACTACAGATTGGTACttcctacaagtatacaATCAGAGGctgaagtacaagtacaagtacagtgctTGTAATCAAACCGTGGATCAACGCGGTGTGGACCATGTGTGACTCAGATCAACGACTTGTACACTCCCTTCGGTTCACACGTATACTTTAATAGACATGTTTTGGATTCGGTCTTCAGTTTTTCTGTTTCTAATCACGTTTGAGGTATTGTTAAGCATTGGGCGATACATTTCGGCAGTTGCACTGATCGACCGCTTCGTATGTACCATTATTTTCGCAGATCGCGgtgtatttgtacttgtaccgaGGGAAGGTGGATAGACGGACCATTCCAGCTCCAGTCGCGACTTTTTCTTGCAGTATAACTCGGACCTATGGAAAAAACCATGCCTTGGATAAAGCTCCCATGACCCAGGCTGTACTTAGAGATATGCCCACAAAAGCAACTGCTGGAGTGtgggtacttgtacatagaTGCTCAGCCGGTGCATTCTCTTGAGTGTCTGTGGCAGCAACTCGGAATCCGACCGAGGGATGAACAAACATGTAAACctacgaggaggactggtttttttttgtacaGAAATCGACAACGACTCTCCACCAGA includes:
- a CDS encoding uncharacterized protein (Compare to YALI0B22176g, weakly similar to uniprot|Q12132 Saccharomyces cerevisiae YPL230w USV1 putative transcription factor), which codes for MNSPPPVPKKTKTKYPKIFQCTGYGDCKMTFTRSEHLARHIRKHTGERPFRCHCGKTFSRLDNLRQHIQTVHANDHHILHAPLPPPPMPQGDLQAMGQGQIGQMGQVPMPPQMGQQQQQQMHPQHMAPGPAGHVPSPMMSHHGAPHPHAAYPQMYDYQYPPGQPQQQPPPQQAQQQLHHYSSEESLPSSVNSSQTSLQTAYSPQVGNMQRKRRPTPISTEQQQQQQQQQQQQQHQPQPPHQQQQQQQQGPPSPTYPTTPTQYSTHSNHSSIAGISISDMPPVMAGQRPPSLGGDGDAASVFSSPFQSRGHHVRASVSSTNSLTSAYNYPVHSSNLTTPVSTHSASNQPGNTNSWLSSVLCSGQDGTASNRHSSASSTSAFSNSPQPDDNRPRTWGPSTNTSSIAGNASPHQQYRGSGIMTGDPGFDSHSGRQSLSSLVINESMDESDDDMSGSGGSSGSGVAPLPPNKDKPLPPFSSLFNGANGPNSANRPQISVNKSYTKNLILPRPDSYPPKPPSAQGGGPTEFGDFSSSHVLPMADMRPVVGQPPQGQKDKPLPPLPVEADDVEMSDAPQRGGMDYLLEAASLSSRA